The Pseudomonas sp. HOU2 DNA window GTTCACAGTCGCGCCTGAAACGCTGGAACTGATGCGGCAACTCAGCGAATCCGGCGAACTGCAGGCATTGACCGCCGAACGCAGCTGGAAAGAAATCTCCCGCGCATTGATGGAAGATCAACCGCAGGTGTTCATTCAGGTGCTTCGCGACTGTGGCGCGCTGAACGTACTGATGCCGGAAGTGGATGCGCTTTTTGGCGTGCCGCAGCCGGAGACGCATCACCCGGAAATCGATACCGGGCTGCACACCCTCAGCGTGCTTGAGCAATCGGCACTGCACAAACAACCGCTGACGGTACGCTGGGCCTGCCTGCTGCACGACCTCGGCAAAGGCCTGACCCCGGAAAAAGAGTGGCCGCGGCACATCGCCCATGAACACACCGGGTTGAAGTTGATCAAGGCAGTCAACGAACGTTTCAAGGCTCCGAAGGATTGTCAGGAGTTGGCTTTGCTGGTGGGCCAGTATCACACCCATGGCCATCGCGCTCTGGAGCTGAAGGCGTCGACCTTGCTGGAGCTGCTGCAGAGTTTTGATGTGTATCGCCGACCGCAGCGCTTCGAGGAATTCATCGTGGCCTGCGAGATGGATGCGCGCGGGCGCAAGGGGCTGGAACAGCGCAGTTATCCACAGGCCGATTATCTGCGTGGAGCAGCCAGTGTGGCACGCGGGGTGGCGGTGCAGCCGCTGCTGGAGAAGGGATTCAAAGGCCCGGAACTGGGTGAAGCGCTGAAGCGAGAACGACTGAAGGCTTTGAAGGCGTACAAAGAGAACGCTTGAAGCAAGATCAAAAGATCGCAGCCTGCGGCAGCTCCTACATGGAAACGCGCATCCCCGTGTAGGAGCTGCCGCAGGCTGCGATGTTTTGCTTTTAAAGACTCGGCGGGGTCAATTGCTCGCCACGCCATTCAAACCCCACCGGCGCCAACACCTGATCAATCTGCGCCTCGGCCCACAACGTCGCGAAGCTTTTTCCCACGCCAGGATGCACCCGATCCGGCGCAATCAGCGACAGCGGCCACAGCACAAAGGCGTTTTTCAGGATTTCGGCGCGCGGCAGAATCAAACCGTCGAAATTACCGGTCAGATCGCCGTACAACAAAACGTCGATATCCAGCGGTAGACCCTTGCGATCCGGCGCATAGCGACCATTGTCGGCTTCGATGAATTTCAGGCGCCGATCCAGCTCCACCAAGGGCAGATCGGTAAACGCCGAGACCACGAAATTGAAGAACGGCCCGCTCTTGATCCCCACCGGCTGGCTCTCGAACACCGCCGAACAGCGGATATCCACCAGAAACGTAGCCAAAGCGTCGAGCCCAGCGCGCAAATGGGTTTCGCGCTCGATATTGCTACCGAGCCCGAGGTACACCTGAGTCAGCGACATCCGCGCTCGATCTCCACACCCACGCCACCCTTGGCGGCCGGCACGGCGCCCGGCTTGGTCAGCTTCAGGCGAACCCAGGTGATCTTGAATTCGGCCATCAGCACTTCGACCAGACGCTCGGCAAAGGTTTCTACCAATTGATACCGGGATTGCTCGGCAAAGGCCTGGATGCGCGTCGAAACGCTGGCGTAATCGAGCGCCAGGGTCAGGTCGTCACCGGCTGCTGCCGGGCGATTGTCCCAGGCGAAGCTCAGATCAAGACGCAGGCACTGTCGGATGCCGCGCTCCCAGTCGTAGG harbors:
- a CDS encoding multifunctional CCA addition/repair protein, translated to MQIYKVGGAVRDRLLGLPVTDVDWVVVGATTEEMLAQGYRPVGADFPVFLHPRTGEEYALARTERKSGRGYGGFTFHASPDVTLEEDLIRRDLTINAMAEDDQHNLTDPYHGLRDLEERILRHVSPAFAEDPLRVLRVARFAARYAGLGFTVAPETLELMRQLSESGELQALTAERSWKEISRALMEDQPQVFIQVLRDCGALNVLMPEVDALFGVPQPETHHPEIDTGLHTLSVLEQSALHKQPLTVRWACLLHDLGKGLTPEKEWPRHIAHEHTGLKLIKAVNERFKAPKDCQELALLVGQYHTHGHRALELKASTLLELLQSFDVYRRPQRFEEFIVACEMDARGRKGLEQRSYPQADYLRGAASVARGVAVQPLLEKGFKGPELGEALKRERLKALKAYKENA
- the folB gene encoding dihydroneopterin aldolase, which produces MDRVFIEGLEVDTVIGAYDWERGIRQCLRLDLSFAWDNRPAAAGDDLTLALDYASVSTRIQAFAEQSRYQLVETFAERLVEVLMAEFKITWVRLKLTKPGAVPAAKGGVGVEIERGCR
- the folK gene encoding 2-amino-4-hydroxy-6-hydroxymethyldihydropteridine diphosphokinase; translated protein: MSLTQVYLGLGSNIERETHLRAGLDALATFLVDIRCSAVFESQPVGIKSGPFFNFVVSAFTDLPLVELDRRLKFIEADNGRYAPDRKGLPLDIDVLLYGDLTGNFDGLILPRAEILKNAFVLWPLSLIAPDRVHPGVGKSFATLWAEAQIDQVLAPVGFEWRGEQLTPPSL